Proteins found in one Erythrobacter sp. KY5 genomic segment:
- a CDS encoding MFS transporter, producing the protein MSTSQPTAERQPLWFLALFALAAGGGSIAYVPLLTVLLPLKITELTGSEDVPALAQVTFYGAVMASVANIAIGMLSDRSGSRLPWILAGLIGSSALLIAIDQASSLSELIIFTMLWQVALNMMLSPLFAWAGDCFPDEQKGSLGGALSLAPALGAIAGSFVTFEMLVPTGLRLEVVALLVVLLMSPVIVLGRGRVRPQLMQPRREEVETVRELSDRSTVARMWLARFLIQISEAGLFAFLLFWLRSIVEGFNENTAANIFSMVLVMSVPLALAAGRWSDREGRPILPLSFCAVLAALGLGTMAVATGLELAIAGYVVFGIGASIFLSLHTAQTLRVLPQPRHRGRDMGIFNLTNTVPSIVMPWLTLTLVPSFGFAALFGLFAGFALLAAALLAALRVRR; encoded by the coding sequence TTGAGCACGTCTCAACCCACTGCAGAACGCCAGCCGCTCTGGTTCCTGGCTCTCTTTGCGCTTGCGGCAGGCGGCGGCTCGATCGCTTATGTGCCGCTTCTGACGGTTTTGCTTCCGCTCAAGATCACCGAGCTGACAGGTTCGGAGGACGTCCCCGCGCTTGCGCAGGTGACCTTCTACGGCGCCGTCATGGCGAGTGTAGCGAACATCGCCATCGGCATGCTCAGCGATCGCAGCGGCTCGCGCCTTCCGTGGATCCTCGCAGGCCTCATTGGGTCAAGCGCGCTCCTGATTGCGATAGATCAGGCAAGCAGTCTGAGCGAACTCATCATCTTCACGATGCTCTGGCAGGTCGCGTTGAATATGATGCTCTCGCCGCTTTTCGCGTGGGCAGGCGACTGTTTTCCTGACGAGCAGAAAGGCTCGCTTGGCGGAGCGCTCTCCCTCGCGCCTGCTTTGGGAGCCATTGCCGGATCGTTTGTCACTTTCGAGATGTTAGTGCCTACGGGCTTGCGGCTGGAAGTGGTGGCGCTGCTGGTCGTCTTGCTGATGAGCCCGGTGATTGTTCTTGGCCGGGGCAGAGTTCGCCCCCAACTGATGCAGCCACGTCGCGAGGAGGTGGAAACGGTGCGCGAGCTTAGTGACCGTTCTACCGTCGCGCGCATGTGGCTGGCCCGGTTCCTGATCCAAATTTCAGAGGCGGGCCTGTTTGCTTTCCTCCTGTTCTGGCTTCGCTCGATTGTTGAAGGCTTCAACGAAAACACCGCCGCCAATATTTTCAGCATGGTGCTGGTTATGTCGGTCCCGCTTGCACTTGCCGCAGGACGTTGGTCGGACCGCGAAGGCCGACCGATCTTGCCATTGAGCTTTTGCGCGGTCCTTGCTGCGCTCGGGCTTGGAACGATGGCGGTTGCAACGGGTCTTGAACTTGCGATCGCGGGTTATGTGGTGTTCGGGATCGGCGCCTCGATCTTCCTGTCGCTCCACACAGCGCAAACTTTGCGTGTCTTGCCGCAGCCTCGTCATCGTGGACGCGACATGGGGATATTCAATCTCACCAATACCGTCCCCTCCATCGTTATGCCATGGCTGACGCTGACGCTTGTACCAAGCTTTGGTTTTGCTGCGCTTTTCGGGCTGTTCGCGGGATTCGCGCTGCTTGCCGCCGCACTGCTCGCTGCGCTTCGTGTGCGTCGATAG